The genomic window gagtggATATTATGCTTCCACGTGGACAGATTTACTTGAGTAATTCTCGTCATTTGAATAGTAACATGTAGAAAATTACAAAGcaaaaaagaatagaaatatACAAAGAAGGCACTACTCTATTTTGACTCTTCTAGTGTCTCTTCAATACCCATCCTCTATTTTTTGGTTGAAACTACAACCAACACAgtttaagattttaatttttttaaaaaactagttTTATCACTTTTTGTCGAAATATTTTTAAGTAGCCATGGAGGTTAGATTCATATCAGCAACATTTAACCATTAATTTGTTGTTggattttctttatttgattgttattgtttttggttttgttcattatatttaattacttattaatagtttggttttttttgaaAAGGGGCAAACTTTTTCAATAGTTGGGATTAGGGTATTTAATAAGAACAAGtggagaagaagagaagaaaaaagaaatactaAAGAACTATAGaataaaatgaaggaaatgacgATAAGCAAATAAGGTTAAAAAGTCAAGATATATTGTCAATATATTCTCGATATTTTGGATGTCTGTGGAGTTTGATATGAAATCTTTGaagatatatacatatatagggAGTACCAATATTTTCAGAAATGACAATAAGTAAACAGGGTTAAAATATCAAGATATATTGTCGATATATTCTCAATATTTTGGATGTCTATGTAGTTTAATATGAAATCTTCGAAAATATATACATAGAGGGAGTACCAAtattttcagatttttctttttgtattattgggatattttcCTATTTCCATCGATTTTTCTATCAGTTAAACAAGATTAACCTAGGTCTTCTAAGTGTAAAAAAACAACATTTATACCACTAGTGCAAACATTCtgttattaaatatgataaccTACATCTTATATATTCTATGTTCatacttaattttatatatattttaaaaataaaatattaaaataaattttcataaatttattaattttaattatttattttcaaattctatttaatttattattgaaagcacacaaatcataaattaaatacaaaacatgtataaatttgtaaataaaatcatagatatttttaaaaagaaatgcaTATATTGTAAAgtatacaaatattataaagtatataaattatcatttttatattaaatttattttcaaattctaccTATTATTATAAGTATCATAAACCATATTATTCATGTATTAATTTCTTCGTACATcaattctaatatattttttattaatttttagaaaaattttcaacatttcacataataaaaaaatacaaataaaaataaaaatgataaccATTAATGTAAAGCAAAGAGCTTGATTGCTTCACGTAATAAAGTACAAAAAAGTGGGCATCCCAAACATGTTCACAAGACAGAGACTGGTCCTTTCAACTGTTTTCCACTTATGTCTCTCACATTAGCATGTGTTCATCCAACAATTTAAGGCAGGAATTTCCTTCCCTTTCCCATATACCCAACGGAGACAAGAGTGTTCTTGTGGTGCGGCATCATCTCCTTTGGACATTACAGAATATcctttattaaaatatatagagGGGATAGCCCAAAGTTGATTTTGTAAccagagaggagagagagagagagagaatgaatgAAGGGAGAGAGTTGGTGACAGTGATGGGCATGCATGGAAAGCGATTCCCAAGGAGAATCGAATCAGCCCACTTctctttgttcttcttctttacAGTTTGCCTCTTCCCCCTTTACCCTCCCCCAAGAGAATGGACTCCAGATATAGACATATCACCACCATCATCAATATATATTCCTCATACAtcctttggtttttttctcttttttttgggtttttgagaGAAAGAGATGAGTGAATATTATTTGGTAGATATTGAATAGGTAGAAAGGGAGAGCAGCCGCAGtgaagagagaaggaaaaggaaaaggaaaagaaaaggtaaagaaaggagaaaaagatgGTCAAATGAAGCCTCGAAGACTTGTattccatcatcatcatcatcagctTCGCCTATCTTTATTGAAACTCACCATTGCACTAGCCTTgcccctttttttcttcttttgaattcctctctctctctctctctttctcttttatttatctCTGCATGCTTATCATTgtgacaaaaaagaaagaaagatgctGGCATCTGATGCCCTCTCTCTTAACGAGAGAggagcaaaaaagaaaaaggggtttTAATCGAATGCTACAAATCCATCACTCTAAGCCAATTATTAGCCATGCATGCAGCTCAAACGTCCAGTTCAGTAATGGCTCTTAACACCCACTAGGAATTTGAACCACATTCTTCAAAAGCTTGCacatccattatttttttttcttattttaaattttactttatttatttgaacAATGGGCTATATCTTttggaaaaaggtttggatgaATGCCATTATGGTGAAATTTTTTGAGAGAACTTGGAAAATTTGTGATCAAGTGTTAGGGTTTTATCCCAAATATTGGCTCACTAAGAACTTAAAATCAGTAGTATGATGTAATATTACAACCTTATTTTATGAGATTTTGGTCAATTGATGGTTTAACATATATAGATATTAAAGAGATGGTcctaaatgttttttttttttttttttttaaagaataagccTCTTGGAAAATACCCAACATCAATCTCATATTGGAGCCTGAACCACACCATATACTTTGTTccattttctttcctctttcttGTTTGCTTTTCAGTGTTgccataaaagaaatttatacattGATATCAACACCTTCTTTACTTTTAATTACAAACAAATTTTGCAAATGGCTATtatatattgaaaaagaaatgcAATAGGGAAATATTTCAAGCAACCATATAAACATTCAAAGTTCTGATCTGTTCTGTGAAAATTAGGGGTTTCTCCAATTCCATTTGACTTATCCCATAATTTGCAGCTTAAGTACCAAAAAGGGaatattcaaaattgaaaagCACCAGCAATTTTTCCCAAATGACAGTCAAAACATTGATTCGATCTCAaagtaaaaaattgaaagagacaTGATTGTTCATGAAAACAATTGAAGCTATAAGAAGTGGGCCagtttagggttttcttttatgttttgaaTATCCTTTCCAATGTGAGAAATAGTGATTTTGGTATATCCTCCTTGTCCAATCAATGGTTTACATGGAGGCAACCTGTACTACATTGTGCTCCTGGGAACTGGCCAACTTGGCCAATGGGGGCCCTAGATGTTTTTTGGTCAAAGGGTCTTTCTAGGGTTCATGGCTCACTTGGTTGAATAGATTTTAGATGAGGGTTGTTGTGACAATAGGCTACAAGATCTCCTGTTTTCTTTATGTGGGGTCCTGAAAAGTTAACCTAGCCAGCCATAACCAGGCTGAACATTGCTGCTTTGGCTCCACTGACCCCAACCGGGTTTTGACCCTCAAACTAGAATTTAACATGAATATTCTCATAAGAAGTACGAAATACTTTGAATCGACCAATcacatatttgtttttttgtgttctAACCCACCAATTTCTGAGTCTAAATTGTTGAacttcaatgaaaaaaaatcattttgcagAAATTCTTTTCATTATTGAATCAAGTTTGTTTTGGCTGAGTTTCATTCTTCAAGCATATATATCATCAAATTCTTCTCAACTTTCAAATATGAGAAGGGTAAATCCGAATACACTTGCTGCATATTACACATCCTTCATGCCTTTTATATACTGTGGGAAAATTTGGGACttggaaatcaaaattaattgaaGATGCATGCACCAAAGTTAAAGGCAGAAATAAGCCTACCTTTTAGCATTATAACTTTGAAATTGAACAGTATGTTTGCTGAACTGGTAATTTAAAGGACATGATATTAATAGCATAAATATTGACAATCAAGCtgcagaaaaagaaatgaaattggaactccaacacccaaataaaaagaaaaagacaaagaaaaatatacagacaaacaaaaagaagaaacaagaaaaaagcaAATAGCCAAGCATAATGGGAGAAAATAATGTAAAAGTGTGTATGTGCATGCCCTTCTCACGTCTACAAACACTCAAAGAAGCAGCTctgcatcaaaagaatttattcaaaatttcaaaatttctgTCTGTGGAATCAAAGCTCCAATtttcttttgtctctttttcttcctttagaTTTTCTCTGATTCCATTTATCAAGGTTTCCAGGTTAAGAACACGAAAAAGTACATACACGGCCCTCCATTTATTCCCTTTTTCTGTGGTCTGGAATTGTATATAAACACCCCCACCTCTCACAATATTCCTCAGCAATATCTCTTGTCTTCTTCCATCTCTGCACAGTTATCCTGATATTTCCTTGGGTATGTTCTTTCAAATCCTTTATTGTCCTCTTCTTCATTGCTTCCAATCACTTCTATGGCTTGCGGCTCCTTTTTCCGGTGAACCCTTTTCACCGGAGTAAGGGATGGAGTCCATTTACTAAAATATCTTGGCAAGGGGAGAATCAATTTTGAGGAGGCCACTCCCCCAAATTTTAGCTCATACCATATCACTCGTAAAGGGTTTTATAGTCTTTCCTCTGAAGAAGGATTGCTTTGGAAATGATAGGGCTGCCCTCTAAACTATGATGTGGCACATTATGATACAATTATAGTTGTAATCTATgcacaaaatttattattattacttgtCTTTTTACTCATCATAGATATTAGCACTAAAACCTTAGGGTTTAATGCAGAAAACATGAGCAGGCCAGGAGATTGGAACTGCAGGTCATGCCAGCACATGAACTTCCAAAGGCGCGATTCCTGCCAACGCTGCGGTGACCCAAAATCGGGTGGGGGTGACTTTGGAAGCTTTGGTGGGAGGGGTGGATCCTCCTTTGGGTTCACGGGCTCGGATGTCCGCCCAGGGGACTGGTACTGCAATGCAGGCAACTGTGGAGCTCACAACTTTGCTAGCCGCTCTAACTGCTTCAAGTGTGGTGCATTCAAGGATGAGTCTGCTGGGGGCTACGATTCCGACATGTCACGCTCCCGAGGTTTCGGGTTCGGCGGTGGCAGCGGCCGGTCTGGGTGGAAATCCGGTGATTGGATATGCAGCAGGTGAAGTTActgatgaattttgaatattttttttttctgagttaCAGAAACGGGCTTTGTTAAAACACAATTGTGCTTTTGTTTTGGCTCATTCTTCTTTGGAAAGGAATGAAATGCTTTCTTTAGACTGcatcttcatttcttttatactttGATTGATTCATGTTTCTTTGACTGCTTTTCCATGTTAAGTCTCTGGCTTTTATTGGAGAATAAAAAGATGGATTCTCTGCAAAACTTTGTAGTTAAGTACAATTTAATTTGGGCAGGTCTGGATGCAATGAGCACAACTTTGCTAGCAGAATGGAATGTTTCAGATGCAATGCCCCGAGGGACTTGAGTAACAAAACTTCATACTAGACATATATCTTCCATTTTTGGGTATGAGTATTAACACGTTGTCATCTTCATCTTCTGTTAAAGCTGTAATAATCTTGTTATGGTGAAGTTATTTATAGGTGGTCTTTTCTTGCAGGTACTGCAGCCAGCCAAGAGAGACCAAATCATAGAATATCTATTAATCCTTGTGTTGTTATTAATTTCTTTGCTTTGGGTGCTAGGTTCTTAAGGTGAAACATGGCTGAAACCCAATGTGGCAATGTTCCCATAAAAGCTATAGCCCTCATGATCAGCATATTTTGTTAGGTTTCCCTACAAGAAATATAGCTATGTAGTTCTGGTGTTTTTGAGTTAATTATCTACTACCATTGTCTTTTGTGTTAAGAGAGttcattattttattgtatGGGACATgcttttcttaattaaaatggagatctctctctctctccctctctctctcatggagtggtccaaggaatgtttttacAATGCTTCTAGGAATTCTTGAACAAAAAAATCAGAGTTAAACATAATGAAAAGCTCACAAAGGGGCCACCATAGGAGCTATTGGGGGGTTCAACATACATATATGCAACAGAAATAATTAGGTCAAGATTCAAGGAATATCTATGAGTAGTACTTTACTTTTGAGGAGAGTTGCTTTAAGCCAAAGAATCATTATATATGAGTTTCCACTATGCTCCTATTCTACAAAAAGAAAGTACTTATTAAGATAATAATAGACTGCTACACTGTAAAGTATATGGTGCATGCAGTATCAAATTTAAAGCAGTGAAATCCACCTTTTCCTCTTTGCCCCTTCAttcaattaaaaacactttcaatatgATTCCAACCTCTCCAGACCAGTTTAATTAACCATCTCTTATGTTAGTCAAACCTATGTTTGACAGTTGAATCATATCACATAAACTAAGAAGATATATAATGCCCCTATATTGAGTCAATATACACTACTCATTTGATTACAAATTGACAAATTCTCATAGGTTTTGTTTAAGGCACCATGTGCATATCTCCTCCCATGCTAGCTTCCAATTAGTATAATGTATATTCTACTTAATTAATATGTGACATTTTGATCAAGGTTATTTGGGAAatttaggctatatttggtAGCTGctctcaaaaacagttttttgtttttgaaaatataaaaacatgtttggtcTTCAAAATAAGTGTTTTctgataacatattttaattgtttaaaattattttcacttattttttgagaattgatttaaaaaataactttacaAATgtaaagaatgattaaaaataaagtaattgattgaaaatgttcaaagttttcaaacaaatttttatcataGAAAACATTAAGAacaatttgatattttctaaaacaaaaagaaaaaaagaaaatatatttgacaaccaaaaactattttttatttttagtttttaaaaatagaaaataagatgtttttaaagaatgttttttttaattgttttatcttgttttcacttattttttagggttgttttagaaaatagttatataaacatataaaatgattaaaaataaagtaataaatatataaattgtttttaaaacatatttaaaaatattaaaaagttgttaaaaatattacagGTTCCaaacagatttttgttttacaaagaACTGATTTCAAAAACTGTTACCAAACAGGTTCTAAaagaattgttttgaaaactattttcaaaaattgttttctatgaaAATGTTTACAAACAAACCCTTAACATGTACATTACATAACAATTGACAATTAATAAGATTAGCTTCTCTCTAGCTGCCATGAGAAACTAGCAAGGCAGAAgggataaaagaaaagaaaagaaaagaaaagaaaactactAATGGCGAAATCTGAAGAAGCTGAAAGAGTACATGGTTTTGATTAAAGCTAAGCtggtataaaatattataaacatatttaaaagacAATTAATCCAGGCTAGATTCACTTTCATTGACCTCGTGCATAGCCAGGTAGCTTTAAAAAGTGGATGTATACTGGGATTCAAAAGTAACTGTGTGTTCATCAATGTCTGCTCCTCCACTCCATTATACTCGGCTGCTTTAAGCATGATTCTTGTCTTCCCTATAGGTTCATCCTTTTTATATGTCACTTCAAATTACCTCCTCTTGATGTCACCCCTGATTCTATTCCAGTAAACTAGTTTATGTAATGATCGTTTGGGCCCCAGTATGTTGGCTTACAGTGCTCTACAGAATCTTATCCCTTGAAATTAATTAAAGCAAACTACTTCACGGGTACCTTCTTTGTAGTGTTATGCATCCACCCCACCTAAAAAGTGAAAACAGGTGCGTTTGGCAGGCAGGAAAGTGATTAATATTCTGGGTATTCTCAACAACTGTAGTGGGAAAATCCTTAGGTGGTCTGAATTTGACTTAAATCTCAatacatgatttttttaattttttattattactatttgaattttgaatactATATTTAAGtgttaagttgtttttttttttaattaagatgAAAGTTTCATTAAGATAAATTTGTAGTGTACGATTTATTGAAtccatttaaatttattaaatttatatatttaaaaattattattaatatgatatagctaaaaaataaatacataaactCATTGAAGTAAATTTTGATACATtgtaaagattaaaaatattttatgattaaaaataaataaattctatcaAGTGTAAAATTAAAAGTTTAATTATCCCCTATCTTacaatatatcataatttaaaattaaaacttgaaaataattaattttagaaacaataatttataaattcaaaactaaattgtttataattatataagaGTTAGAAGTGTCTTTAATGGGCCCTTTGTGTTAACTCAGCCCAAATTTAATTCAAGCCGATCATTAAAGGGGGCCGTAGAGATTGTATGTGTTATATGAGTGATAAATGTGTCATCTTTGGATTGAGACATTGTAAAATgatcattaaattattaaatggtTGGGcttgatttaaataaattattctgTCACCGAAAAATTTAATGTAAGtaaagttaattaaaatatgcaaagataaaataatttacttaaAAATACACAAATGTTTTAATATGATTTGGTCCAACGTACCATTCATTGATGAGAAACAACGATTTtattatatcataaaaaatattacaaataataaaaataaatataactatTAGATTCTTTTTATAAGTGAGAcgagtttaaaatttaaataaactgGTTTAGAAtgagtttgagatttttttaaaagcgTGGGATGGATTAGAGGCGGGTTTAGATATTGTCTTGTCCAGCCCTACCCCTCTAcgattatattttaaatttaaaaattaatttaatttaatttttattttcttatttttaatatgtaataataataataataataataaagtactTTTAAAatgagttataaaaaattataatattttaattatttataaaatatatttattttaacaaaatttaaaaaattaaataatttttttaaaaaattcaaaaaaaaataattcaaaaaaaaaaaattaaatggggcgAGCTAGGCGAATATGAGTATTTCTCATGTCTGTCCTATCTcaccatatttaattttttttaatgggatgaGGACGGTaaacattttgaataaatagACATGTTGGTATGAAAGCGACCTGTCCCGACTTTACCCTATTGTCATCCCTAATTATGAACACTCTCACTCCATCGggtatttctcatttttttttctcatatctttattcatagtttttataaactcatttcgatcttataacttttttttctcgTAATctaaacaaatttataaatatatttttaataattttccttattctaaaatgatataaacataaaaactatttgatataaatttgaCACACTTTTCagcataaatttttaatattttctacgTCAATTTATGCATCCCTACACGAGACAACTCATTGTTACCTCGAGTCCTGCTCGCTTCAAAGAGGTTGACAAGCgattttttcacataaaaacaTGAGTTGTATATGAGCATTGAGTGGTGTAAGAGGCATTTTCTGTAgtgagaattttcaaaattaagtgATCTACCGTGTAGTAATTGGATGAACCAATCCAAATAAAGAgacattttttggaattttttattttctcattttccttagcCAGGAAAAGCCACTATTGATGGATCCATGAATGAATGTGTGATCAATGGAAGATCATGGTTTGGAAATTTGGGAATTTCTACATGATAATTTACTCGCAGCCTTATAAAATTATAGGCAAAAAGATTTTATGTAGTCgtgtttaataattattttttttaaaaaaaattattctttgaaaaataaattttatacataaaatatatctataaaGGTGCTACTTCatgaaatttgaaaccaatAATAACTTAATGTATATACATTAAATCTTAGGgatgtgaatgaaattaacttatttttagaaaatttattctTCATTCCCCCGTTTGACCTAATTTagatatgttatattatgttagTTGTTGATGCTGGATCAATCGAGAATGGTATTTCTCCTCGTTTCAACAATGAAAGGTTGGTTGTGGTGACTGGAGACACACCCTCCGAAGTCTAAGTCAATTCCTAGAGAAAGCAAGAAGAACTACTTTTTTAACCACAGTAAGGAGAGTCTTCCCTATTGCCTCCCCTTTCGTTGTAGTTGTAGGAGGGTTTTTATAGTGTTTGGAGCGAGGTCACATCTATGATGAACATCTTGACTTTCACAATCATGATGGTAGCATAGTATGTGGCAGGGTAATTATGACCACTTAGGCGGCGGACAAAGGCTGTCAGCGAGGATGTCATGATGGTCTGCCTATCATCTCGCCCTGCAGAAGGTATGGTGCGCAAATGGCAATACGCCTGCAAAGGCAGGGTGACGTCCCCTCACTCCTACTCCTGATGAAGGGGAAtgattgtttcttggagtgtGCGGATTTAAAGAAGCACAATGTTGCTCGCTGTTGGTATATATATAGGCCGGATAAGGTTCTCCGGGTTTGATTATGATCGTCCAGATAGAAATAGGAGGAGGCCACGTGGGTCAGGAGTGGATTGCCATGTGGGGGAAGTCCCCACATTAGTATGGTGATTCTATATGAGTGAATAAGGCTTCCTCTTCATGGAAACCTTTAGGGCTAAGGCCTTGTTGGGTGGTCCGATGGTCTAGTCATACGATGCCCATGCCCTTAATTATGATCCAAGTTAGGCATGTAATTTGGGCAAGTTAACCCGATTACTTTTAAAAGGATTTTCATAAGTGATTTTTGCACTTGAGTTAGACTTAGTCGAGTATTTTTGAGCTCAACTTAGCTTCGACTTGGCCTAAGGGTTAGGACAGCACACAAGCCTGAATAGAAcataatttaagattttataatatttataatttatatttttagatatcttaatattttgtttatatcctTTCAAatattctaaaagaaaaaaatattaaatttattaatttagttatatcatttattattttttcaaaaagacaaatatatgccgttattatttaaattttagtaaacatataaaagatattaaaatgaTCATTACATGTGGGTTCAActtaaatcaacttaaatttaaTTGAGACTTAACCCAaacttgaaaaaattaaatggagTAAGCTTTGATTGTGCGTCTTGAATTAGAGGTTAGGTTGATTAGAAATTTAGGATTAGGGTTAGcattaaatgtttaataattcAGGTTGGATTTGGGTTAGGTACAAACCCAACCCAAACTGCCTGAGTTGCAACCCTAATCACAGTTAATCTGGCCAGGCCAGATGCCAACCTACTCTAGAGAAGCACTGCAGGCATGATCCCTTCTCTCATGGCAGATGACCAGCACATTTGGTTTGGGCCTTATTGGGCTGTTTCTTGCCAAGCGTGACTGATATGACCCACAAGCTCGTTGTCCACTGTGGTCCAGAACGATTAACTCACCTGGGTTGGGCCCAGTTATATCCGACCCAATTGGGTTGGGGTCTAACCGTCTAAGTAAGTAAAATGAAAATGgggcaaaggaaaaaaatttaaaagaaaaaatagaagggaAGAAAAGTGGAGAATACTATGGAATATCTATACTTACTACCTATAAAAGTACGAGGTTTTTCacctttttatttccaaaaatacccttattaATACTAATATTAACCTTAGGGGAAATTTAATTTTGTCATCTTCAATTTCTAATCCATCGTTCCATTAGGGCTTtaatttagggttttatttgCTTAATGTAATGGAAAACTATAATGTTGAtaacttgattttgatttcataaTCGAATTGAAAATGTCCTCACAAACTTATAAGTATAACTggaaatattcaaaataatgaaaatttaatcttttaacttgattttgatttcatattCGGATTGAAACTGACCTAACAAACCTATAAAAATGATTGGAAATACTCCTAAAACTGCTCtcaatataattgaaaatttaatcgTTTCATTTGCCTTCAATGTTTACTCAACCATTTCAATCAGGATTTAATTGCTTATTGTAATTTAATGTAATAGAAATATTTATGCTCATAACGATTTGGATTTCATATTTAGATTCTATCTTGAAACTGCCTCAAGGAAATGTGAGAGAAGAGTCTGTTTTTTCATCTGAACTCAACAGGTTGGAATGATTTCAAACATTATCAAAGGCTAATGAGGCAGACTACTACTCTTAAACATCGAAGTCGATGAGGCCTCACCATAGATGGTAACATCATCTATTGAAACATTGGTTTTCAGGTGCCTAATCATGCATCCTGTTTGATGGAGCATCGTCCATGATCCATCAATTTGATGTTTATTGGTCTCAACCATGGATTCTAGTTTATTTACAATATTTATGGAGAAGAGTCTGATTTATTTACAATATTTATGGAAAGAAGTTTGGTTTTAGTAGGAAAGAAGTTCTAGAGTGTTTTCTGGATTCAGAATAAAGACGAAGAACAGTTAGGGTCCATTTGAAACTctcatacaatttttttttcttagtaacaaatttgaagtattttaaattatatttgagtgtgttttgagaaaataagtaaaatctatttaataaatacaataagatctatttaatatttatatttatcattaattgttttcttcaaaaaaaaaaaaaagacaaaatttgGAGTGTTATGTTCCTTATTCCATTTGTCTTCAAAGAAGATAGTCCAAGTAAGTCAACCGGTTGATAGAGAAAATgaaacggaaaaaaaaaataaaatttgggatTATTTTCGtattaccattttatttgtttgttttgaaagaaaaaaaaatcaaaagaacaaaatgGTTGGATTATGTTCTATTTTGGTGTAGAACTTGTGAAGATAAGTAGTCCTTCAATTGATGCTGAAATTGCACTGGCACATTGTTTGCTCCATAGGGAAAGCATGATTTTTGCGCATCAACATAAAACAATTGAAGTATTTGTATCGACTGCTTTTGTGTATTACTAGTTTCCTCTTTTCTTTAATGGCTAACATGCTTCAACcattattatgtcttattttccttttattcatAACCTTTAAATTGCATTATCAGCaagcaaacaaaatattaagtttttgatataaaatttatcaaaatgatgaaaatttttctattgagatttgatttcttttgatttttttttttaaaaatattttgagaacaaaacttatttttcatttatatttatttgtttttgattgaataatttgatctatcatatatatatttttttatatgaaattatttaatttaatctggatggtattttctattttttttttataaaaaataatgccttttaaaatcaaattaaaaacaaaaaataataatataaaatatacagtggtttttaaaaacgaattaaaaatataatttaaaaaaaatattttt from Vitis vinifera cultivar Pinot Noir 40024 chromosome 9, ASM3070453v1 includes these protein-coding regions:
- the LOC100248007 gene encoding uncharacterized protein LOC100248007, which encodes MSRPGDWNCRSCQHMNFQRRDSCQRCGDPKSGGGDFGSFGGRGGSSFGFTGSDVRPGDWYCNAGNCGAHNFASRSNCFKCGAFKDESAGGYDSDMSRSRGFGFGGGSGRSGWKSGDWICSRSGCNEHNFASRMECFRCNAPRDLSNKTSY